The following coding sequences are from one Desulfosporosinus orientis DSM 765 window:
- a CDS encoding efflux RND transporter permease subunit, which translates to MEKGFIYQVINNRRFTLFFTFIALLLGLYSYYIIPKQESPNVHAPYAIIKTIYPGAEPEDVEKLVTKPIEDKIIEVPGYKTSSSYSRNSISIVVLELENDADVDKSWADLRRYMDDLQSSLPSECQKIDINTDLADTPGMILSLSGDQYSYEQLSDFADQFKNELSNVKGISRFEVTGVQNKEARVEVNTALLNQYDLSLEDIVNVLKLQNVDIPVGSLNNENTKINVSVPGSFDSLQDIENCVVSVSKTTGAIVHLKDIAHVSWKLSDSTTRIRENGHNAILLSAYFSDNNNIVLIGKDVQAKLQQLKEQLPSGLKVDEVTYQPTSVNQSVTNFFENLLEGIALVLVVVFLGMGLKNAIVASTAVPLSILIAFCAMYLLKIRVHEISIAALIIALGMLVDDAIVIIDSIQVLIDQGMEKMEACILGTKRAVLPVFTATLTTAAAFAPMLFVPGPAGEFLHTLPEVVILSIAASFIVAIFVTPTLAYIFFAKLKAEKIQKRSPVKSFYQGFLAIGMKYKKTTLFLALSSLVLIVLLAFKLPVMFFPKADVNMFYIDIHAETSADLDNTDRVAQQVEKMIAGQKEVLTYTTSIGEGLPKFYLTVGQSSQSQDYAQILLKVDLAKGGRFKSNQEMAVYMQNLLNTSLIGGRARVELLEKAFPGNPIGIQIASDDRQALTKAVNYIHDQLEAIPGTLNVEDDLDSAEYQFTVNVDNDKASQMGITKYDLERQMNIALKGAESTVFRKAGNEYPVVVTSDVNTKEALENLVIKSSLSFQEALLKQLATIDLQAAIPTIRKYDREQAITVSSQVKPGYSAVSIEEQLKQVIAENPDELKGVTLTYKGEAKDIKDNFGDLGTAAIFALFAIYLILMLQFRSFLQPFIIFITIPLSLFGVIIGLFAFGQPLSFTALVGVVSLMGVVIKNAILLIEFINHARKEGLSVHDACFDAVSKRYRPIFLSAMTTVIGLVPLALSGSDLFEPLSVAIMCGLTVSTLLTLVIIPVVYSLWFSDHKAAVKEREGLTV; encoded by the coding sequence ATGGAAAAAGGTTTTATTTATCAAGTCATAAATAACCGGCGGTTTACCCTTTTCTTCACATTTATTGCCTTGTTGCTGGGGCTTTACAGCTACTATATTATACCTAAACAGGAAAGCCCGAACGTACACGCACCTTATGCAATTATCAAGACAATTTACCCAGGAGCGGAACCTGAGGATGTAGAAAAACTCGTCACAAAGCCCATCGAAGATAAAATTATTGAAGTCCCAGGCTACAAAACCTCTTCCTCCTATTCACGCAACAGTATCTCCATCGTTGTCTTAGAACTGGAAAATGACGCCGATGTCGATAAATCTTGGGCCGATCTGCGCCGTTATATGGACGATCTGCAAAGCAGCTTGCCTTCAGAATGCCAAAAAATTGATATCAATACGGATTTGGCAGATACTCCTGGCATGATTCTCAGTCTTTCAGGCGATCAATATTCTTATGAGCAGCTTTCCGACTTTGCAGATCAGTTTAAAAACGAACTTAGTAATGTCAAGGGGATATCCCGCTTTGAAGTGACTGGAGTACAGAACAAAGAGGCCAGGGTGGAAGTCAATACGGCATTGCTTAATCAATATGACTTATCTTTAGAAGACATTGTTAATGTCTTAAAACTTCAAAATGTCGATATACCCGTGGGTTCTTTGAATAACGAGAATACTAAGATTAATGTCAGCGTCCCCGGCAGTTTTGATTCACTTCAAGATATCGAAAATTGTGTAGTATCAGTTTCCAAAACCACAGGAGCAATTGTCCATTTAAAAGACATAGCCCATGTATCCTGGAAATTATCAGATTCTACAACCCGAATTCGGGAAAACGGGCATAATGCTATTTTGTTAAGCGCCTATTTTTCAGATAACAATAATATTGTTTTAATCGGCAAGGATGTCCAGGCCAAGTTACAGCAGCTCAAAGAACAGCTGCCTTCTGGTTTGAAGGTGGATGAAGTTACCTATCAGCCCACATCGGTTAACCAGAGTGTTACTAATTTCTTTGAGAACCTCCTTGAAGGAATCGCTTTGGTCTTGGTGGTGGTTTTCCTGGGGATGGGTTTGAAGAATGCTATAGTGGCTTCAACAGCCGTTCCCTTGTCCATCCTCATTGCTTTCTGCGCCATGTATCTGCTTAAGATCCGCGTCCATGAAATCTCTATTGCGGCGCTGATTATTGCTTTGGGTATGCTGGTGGATGATGCTATTGTCATTATTGATTCCATTCAAGTTCTAATTGACCAGGGAATGGAGAAAATGGAGGCCTGTATACTGGGCACAAAACGAGCAGTCCTGCCGGTATTTACGGCTACCTTGACCACTGCTGCGGCTTTTGCTCCTATGCTTTTTGTCCCCGGTCCGGCGGGAGAATTCCTGCATACCTTACCTGAAGTTGTGATTCTGTCTATTGCCGCCTCCTTTATTGTCGCAATCTTTGTTACCCCGACCCTGGCCTATATTTTCTTTGCTAAGCTCAAGGCGGAAAAAATTCAAAAGCGATCCCCTGTAAAAAGCTTTTATCAGGGCTTCTTGGCAATAGGCATGAAGTACAAGAAAACAACTCTCTTTTTAGCACTATCTTCCTTAGTTCTGATCGTACTTTTAGCCTTTAAGCTGCCGGTCATGTTTTTTCCCAAAGCTGATGTCAATATGTTTTATATTGATATTCATGCCGAAACATCTGCAGATCTCGATAATACGGATCGAGTGGCCCAGCAGGTAGAAAAGATGATCGCAGGCCAAAAAGAAGTTCTTACCTATACCACTTCTATAGGTGAAGGACTTCCCAAGTTTTATTTAACTGTCGGTCAATCTTCTCAGTCCCAAGATTATGCTCAAATCCTATTGAAGGTAGATTTAGCCAAAGGAGGACGGTTTAAGTCCAATCAGGAGATGGCAGTGTATATGCAAAATCTCTTGAACACTAGCTTAATCGGGGGCAGAGCGAGAGTTGAGCTGCTGGAAAAGGCTTTCCCCGGCAACCCTATTGGTATACAAATTGCCAGTGATGATCGTCAGGCTTTGACGAAGGCAGTCAATTATATTCATGATCAGCTGGAGGCTATCCCAGGTACTTTAAATGTAGAAGATGACCTGGACAGCGCTGAATACCAATTTACAGTGAATGTGGATAATGACAAAGCATCTCAGATGGGCATTACAAAATATGATCTTGAACGTCAGATGAATATTGCTCTAAAGGGAGCTGAATCAACCGTCTTTCGTAAAGCTGGGAATGAATATCCAGTGGTTGTAACCAGCGATGTTAACACCAAAGAAGCCCTGGAAAATCTAGTGATTAAATCCTCTCTCTCTTTTCAAGAAGCTCTTCTCAAACAATTAGCGACGATTGATCTTCAAGCAGCCATTCCCACGATCCGCAAATACGACCGGGAACAGGCTATCACTGTCTCTTCTCAAGTAAAACCGGGTTACAGTGCGGTTTCCATTGAAGAACAATTAAAACAAGTAATCGCTGAAAACCCTGATGAGTTGAAAGGAGTTACTCTCACTTATAAAGGAGAAGCCAAAGATATTAAAGATAACTTCGGGGATCTGGGGACAGCGGCAATATTTGCCCTCTTTGCCATCTACCTGATCCTTATGCTTCAGTTCCGCTCTTTTTTGCAGCCCTTTATTATTTTTATCACCATTCCCCTCTCCTTATTTGGTGTGATTATTGGTCTGTTTGCTTTTGGCCAGCCCCTATCCTTTACGGCTTTAGTAGGGGTTGTCAGCCTCATGGGAGTTGTGATTAAGAATGCCATTCTGTTAATCGAATTTATCAACCACGCCCGTAAAGAAGGATTATCTGTTCATGACGCCTGTTTTGATGCTGTCAGTAAACGCTACCGGCCTATTTTTCTAAGTGCCATGACAACGGTCATTGGCTTGGTTCCCTTGGCACTTTCAGGCAGCGACCTGTTTGAACCATTGTCCGTAGCCATCATGTGTGGACTGACAGTGTCAACCTTGCTGACCTTAGTAATCATACCAGTGGTCTACAGTTTGTGGTTTTCTGATCATAAAGCTGCAGTCAAAGAAAGGGAAGGGTTAACAGTTTAA
- a CDS encoding efflux RND transporter periplasmic adaptor subunit, whose protein sequence is MKRKTMSAALISFVLLASILTGCSSQATDVNPAEVTRPVTVVPISQQSKSVSMKYLGVIGSGELKKYSFKVPGKLAGINVEKGEAVQGRELLAVLDKTDMALALKNSQLNLSQAEQVYADAKDQYAKYQELAKGGAMSQNDLDKAKLDMDVKESNYQKAQVDVEAKQNSLSDTELYADMSGYVTDILYKEGENLAAGYPVIVVRSQEQVIEVGLNQTDAAKTALGTQAEVQVGSYQGEGEVTRIDQVPDSETRTYNTEIKLTKEIPPEAYLIGATADVSLAAGSVNGIWIPISAVMNDGEDYVFVVQDDRAVKKNITLNESQGFNVRVDGLKPGDNLVTSGMKELSEGMKVTVSQAGGQ, encoded by the coding sequence ATGAAGCGTAAAACCATGTCTGCAGCCTTGATAAGTTTTGTATTACTGGCTTCGATTTTAACCGGTTGTAGCTCACAGGCGACGGATGTTAACCCAGCGGAGGTTACCCGGCCGGTAACGGTTGTCCCAATATCTCAGCAGTCGAAATCAGTTAGCATGAAGTATTTGGGAGTGATTGGTTCGGGGGAACTGAAAAAATACAGCTTCAAAGTTCCGGGAAAACTGGCTGGTATCAACGTTGAAAAAGGGGAGGCTGTCCAAGGGAGAGAATTGCTGGCAGTATTAGATAAAACAGACATGGCCTTAGCCTTGAAGAATTCTCAGCTTAACCTTTCCCAGGCTGAGCAAGTCTACGCGGATGCCAAGGATCAATACGCTAAATATCAGGAGTTGGCAAAAGGCGGTGCCATGTCCCAGAATGATTTAGATAAGGCAAAACTCGATATGGATGTTAAAGAATCCAATTACCAAAAGGCTCAAGTTGATGTAGAAGCTAAGCAGAATAGTTTGTCCGATACGGAACTCTATGCCGATATGTCCGGATATGTGACTGATATTCTTTATAAAGAAGGGGAGAATCTTGCCGCCGGATATCCTGTTATTGTGGTCCGCAGCCAGGAGCAAGTCATTGAGGTAGGCCTTAATCAAACAGATGCCGCAAAAACCGCTCTGGGTACACAGGCTGAGGTCCAGGTGGGGAGTTATCAGGGTGAAGGAGAGGTAACCCGAATTGACCAGGTACCGGACAGCGAGACTCGAACATATAACACGGAGATAAAATTGACGAAAGAAATTCCGCCTGAAGCATATCTGATTGGTGCTACAGCAGACGTTTCTCTGGCGGCAGGATCAGTGAACGGGATTTGGATACCTATTTCGGCGGTTATGAATGATGGGGAAGATTATGTTTTTGTTGTTCAAGACGACCGGGCGGTAAAAAAGAATATTACCCTAAATGAAAGTCAAGGGTTTAATGTTCGGGTTGATGGGTTAAAGCCTGGAGATAATCTCGTCACTTCCGGAATGAAAGAATTAAGCGAAGGTATGAAAGTAACTGTCTCTCAAGCAGGAGGCCAATAA
- a CDS encoding TetR/AcrR family transcriptional regulator, which translates to MMRERIIQVSTELIKKFGLRGFTLDDITSELSMSKKTLYKYFPSKNDLISEIVQRAADVEKQRVLQEIERCSTWFDKLNAILSVYSYPAIPFRVLNELQRFFPSEQERIKEIRCFREQMAMSVLEEGIARGDIRNDLDPAIMLLTLTKTVLSPMEDEFLSSNDITINQLLEQMKKLLFYGILNR; encoded by the coding sequence ATGATGCGTGAGCGTATTATTCAGGTTTCAACAGAGTTGATAAAAAAGTTCGGCTTAAGAGGTTTTACCTTAGATGATATTACCAGCGAACTGAGCATGAGCAAAAAGACCCTTTACAAATATTTCCCTTCGAAGAACGATCTGATCTCGGAAATCGTGCAAAGAGCAGCAGATGTGGAGAAACAACGGGTACTGCAAGAGATTGAGCGCTGTTCTACCTGGTTTGATAAGCTCAATGCTATACTTTCGGTTTATTCTTATCCTGCCATTCCCTTTCGTGTTCTTAATGAACTTCAGCGTTTCTTTCCTTCAGAACAAGAGCGGATTAAAGAAATTCGCTGTTTTCGGGAACAAATGGCCATGAGTGTATTGGAAGAGGGCATAGCTAGAGGGGATATCCGTAATGATCTGGACCCGGCTATCATGTTGCTGACCTTAACCAAAACTGTTCTTTCTCCCATGGAAGACGAATTTCTGAGCAGCAATGACATAACTATCAATCAGCTTTTGGAACAGATGAAGAAACTCTTATTCTATGGCATCCTAAATCGTTGA
- a CDS encoding HD domain-containing protein — translation MITFAELEAHLLRDEKPADFFNQLRKTGFFQEQYPFTMLGALEKVPQSPKHHPEGSVWNHTMLVLDNAGEWKHLSKNPRAFMWSALLHDLGKAPATKIRKGRITSYDHDILGEKLAVDFLKELCNDQPFIQQVAKLVRWHMQILFVIKELPFADIKKMSAEVSIEEIALLGLCDRLGRGNMTRDKKLEVEKSIMTFLEKCNRYQCV, via the coding sequence ATGATTACATTTGCGGAACTGGAAGCTCATTTATTAAGGGATGAAAAGCCAGCAGACTTTTTCAACCAATTAAGGAAAACAGGATTTTTTCAGGAACAATACCCTTTCACTATGTTGGGGGCTTTAGAGAAAGTACCTCAATCTCCAAAGCATCACCCTGAAGGCAGTGTTTGGAATCATACTATGTTGGTTCTCGATAATGCCGGGGAATGGAAACATTTAAGTAAAAATCCCAGAGCTTTTATGTGGTCGGCTTTGCTCCATGATTTAGGCAAGGCACCTGCAACGAAAATAAGAAAAGGGAGAATAACATCCTATGATCACGATATATTAGGTGAAAAACTGGCAGTGGATTTTTTAAAAGAATTATGCAATGATCAACCGTTTATTCAGCAGGTAGCGAAACTAGTCCGCTGGCATATGCAAATCCTCTTTGTTATTAAGGAATTGCCCTTTGCTGATATCAAAAAAATGAGTGCTGAAGTCTCTATTGAGGAGATAGCTCTGCTTGGATTATGTGATCGCTTAGGCAGGGGAAATATGACTAGGGATAAGAAGCTGGAGGTCGAAAAAAGTATCATGACTTTTCTGGAAAAGTGCAACAGATACCAGTGTGTATAA
- a CDS encoding patatin-like phospholipase family protein, with product MNKVGLVLEGGGMRGLYTCGVLEYFMENNLYFDYVIGVSAGACNAASYISRQNGRNEKVILGFVRDWRYMSLRSLLLKKSYFGMDFIFDEIPNKHVPFDYKTFYESPGTFLVGATDCQSGQPIYLNKADMGDHFQALRASSSLPMLSPIINYKGYELLDGGISDSIPIKKSIADGNTKNIIVLTRNKSYRKRPGKFKTILKLKYKNYPHLIDTMLNRYKQYNETLDYIEQLEKEGQVFVIRPLKELDVDRLEKKPQRLYNLLNDGYKDTKQSYERMLDFINH from the coding sequence ATGAATAAAGTAGGACTAGTGCTTGAAGGCGGAGGTATGCGCGGGCTGTATACCTGTGGTGTCTTAGAGTATTTTATGGAAAACAATTTGTATTTTGATTATGTAATTGGTGTTTCAGCAGGAGCTTGCAATGCGGCTTCATATATATCCCGGCAGAATGGGAGAAACGAAAAGGTAATACTTGGCTTCGTCCGGGATTGGCGCTACATGAGCTTGAGAAGTTTATTATTAAAGAAATCCTATTTTGGTATGGATTTTATTTTTGATGAAATTCCAAACAAACATGTTCCCTTTGACTATAAAACCTTTTATGAATCACCGGGTACTTTTTTAGTTGGAGCAACTGATTGCCAATCAGGCCAACCCATTTATTTGAATAAGGCTGATATGGGAGATCACTTTCAAGCTTTAAGGGCATCGTCATCCCTGCCAATGCTCTCCCCCATCATAAACTATAAAGGTTATGAACTATTAGATGGTGGGATTTCGGATTCTATTCCCATAAAAAAATCCATTGCCGATGGCAATACTAAAAATATCATCGTCTTAACCAGAAACAAAAGTTATCGAAAGCGTCCTGGTAAATTCAAGACTATCCTTAAATTAAAATATAAAAATTATCCGCACTTAATTGACACCATGCTAAACCGTTATAAGCAGTATAATGAAACGTTAGATTATATTGAACAGCTTGAAAAAGAAGGCCAGGTATTTGTTATCAGGCCTCTAAAAGAATTAGACGTTGATCGGCTGGAAAAAAAACCCCAAAGACTGTACAACCTGCTTAACGATGGTTACAAGGATACAAAACAATCCTATGAACGAATGCTGGATTTTATCAATCACTAA
- a CDS encoding gamma-glutamylcyclotransferase family protein, with protein MDKVFVYGTLMKGRKYHRQYLSQSTFLGKAEVRDFAMYAVSSYPGIVPEIGEKVKGEVYEVDKETLTRVDLLEDAGSLYVRKTVDVLLEGQVIPAWVYIWNRKIRGGKISYEAQPWKG; from the coding sequence ATGGATAAGGTCTTTGTTTATGGGACGCTGATGAAAGGGCGAAAATATCATCGTCAATACCTTTCCCAGTCCACATTTCTGGGCAAGGCTGAAGTCAGGGACTTTGCTATGTATGCCGTAAGTTCTTACCCGGGGATTGTTCCGGAAATAGGTGAAAAGGTTAAAGGCGAAGTCTATGAAGTTGACAAAGAGACATTAACGAGAGTAGATCTTCTTGAAGATGCGGGCAGCTTATATGTCCGGAAGACCGTTGATGTACTTTTGGAGGGGCAGGTGATCCCTGCCTGGGTCTATATTTGGAACCGGAAAATAAGGGGGGGAAAAATAAGTTACGAAGCGCAGCCTTGGAAAGGATAA
- a CDS encoding iron-containing alcohol dehydrogenase: MNLQWFRVPRDIVFGSGTLEYLKQVQGNKAFICTGKNSMQANGVLDRAIGYLKEAGIESLVFNGVEGDPSLETVQRGAEIMKEFAPNLIIGIGGCSAIDAAKAMWVLYEYPGKTFYDIKAPFSIPELRKRAKFIAIPSTSGTGTEVTCVAVITEADGIKHPLASYEITPDIAILDPEICVSMPPHVTADTGVDALSHSFEAYVSTMANDYTDLLVLKSIKNIFQWLPKAYQNGQDINARTKMHISQNFAGMAFSNAILGIDHSLSHKISTKAGTTHGRCNTILMPAVIQYNSKVAGERYAQIGQYLGLSGSSEQELINALVTAIRQLNASLGIQPTLQSLGMPEDVFLSNVEQLAEAALGDPCTGTNPRKPTVAGLVAVYKAAYYGTDVTI; this comes from the coding sequence GTGAATCTTCAATGGTTTAGAGTCCCTCGCGACATTGTCTTTGGTTCCGGTACTTTAGAGTACCTTAAACAAGTCCAAGGAAACAAGGCCTTTATCTGCACCGGAAAAAATTCCATGCAAGCCAATGGTGTGCTGGATAGGGCTATTGGTTACCTTAAAGAAGCAGGGATTGAATCCTTAGTGTTTAACGGAGTGGAAGGTGACCCTTCTTTAGAGACGGTTCAAAGAGGTGCAGAGATAATGAAGGAGTTTGCACCCAACCTGATTATTGGCATCGGAGGCTGCTCAGCTATCGATGCTGCTAAAGCGATGTGGGTTTTATATGAGTATCCGGGAAAAACTTTCTATGATATTAAAGCTCCTTTTTCTATTCCTGAGCTGCGCAAAAGAGCTAAATTTATAGCTATACCTTCCACCAGCGGCACCGGCACCGAGGTTACCTGTGTAGCTGTCATAACCGAAGCCGATGGCATTAAACATCCACTGGCCTCCTATGAGATTACACCGGATATCGCTATCTTAGATCCTGAAATTTGTGTTTCTATGCCTCCTCACGTTACAGCTGATACGGGAGTGGATGCTTTATCTCATTCCTTTGAAGCCTATGTTTCAACGATGGCTAACGATTATACGGATCTCTTAGTTTTGAAATCCATTAAAAATATTTTCCAATGGCTTCCAAAGGCCTATCAAAACGGACAGGATATAAATGCTCGTACTAAAATGCATATCTCTCAAAACTTCGCCGGCATGGCTTTTTCCAATGCCATTTTGGGCATTGACCATAGTCTATCTCATAAAATATCCACGAAAGCAGGAACTACTCATGGCCGCTGTAACACTATCCTAATGCCGGCAGTCATCCAGTATAATTCGAAAGTTGCCGGTGAACGCTATGCCCAAATTGGCCAATATTTAGGTCTTTCGGGATCATCTGAACAAGAATTGATTAACGCTTTAGTAACCGCCATTCGCCAGCTAAATGCATCCCTTGGCATTCAACCAACGCTGCAATCCCTGGGAATGCCTGAAGATGTCTTCCTAAGCAATGTAGAACAATTAGCTGAAGCCGCTTTAGGTGATCCCTGTACGGGAACTAATCCCCGCAAACCAACTGTGGCAGGACTTGTAGCAGTATACAAGGCTGCCTATTACGGCACAGATGTTACAATATAA
- a CDS encoding cyclic nucleotide-binding domain-containing protein encodes MIKDKVYSLSKIDLLSDLSTSELEELSSDFLWENYSQGSEIIKQGQEEHAFYILIEGKANVMIWKEGDRARRVRSLGPGDTFGEFSLLDGKTAATTILCQENCQVLMMDSEGFARMLLRWPKLYQTFIGRLTQNLNEANLILSEVKYKEVLRSALQLTQYKDKFYGLWGGARTTSEVERQLKELSEPKGHLLLTGERGTGRQMMAWYVHQRQSGPEAPFVVVDGGRFDQQWKGLITEPAVENKTLENANLFDIAEGGTLFIREINLISPQTQLQLARSIDFKKSKCFVIGSINLEKDEQERGIIPELRKCFAHTYEIPPLRKRKRDIPILAQGFLEKLAQKNQRKVPILNQEATQLLLSHHYRQGNVSELIQVIERAFHIADQDVIGLEQIFFGPTAEQNGYTINLLSWPKLKEVLQKGVLLGRLRGTAAILFIAMILLLLFDPQVAVSTKLFTLVWGLWWPALALISPFLGRVWCTVCPFSTIMDFVQKRLHKNYGIPKLIIEYDYILMSLLFLLIFWIEVISDMRYKPIYTAMLLIAIQVFAVVIGIFFPRHTWCRHFCPLGGFIGIASVGSMLEVRADPSVCLNKCITFDCYVGTKRVSGCPMSQHLPFLDNNLDCKLCFNCVRNCPNGSVQVNLRLAGREVWHLVRVNQGFVVFIGVMLGILVPLNYFVTFRQVEVLSAGKVWFSLCFWGAGLIGGMLAWLLSKPFKTKAASLRVKIVFAFTPLVLAGHIMYQISFVPGIRQLFFGVGYDAQTGALFLHIPAIVLARGIVTAFGLVLTGVTIALVLLRTKGKGAASFKA; translated from the coding sequence ATGATTAAAGATAAGGTGTACAGTCTGTCAAAGATTGATTTACTCTCAGATTTGTCAACCTCTGAATTAGAGGAACTCTCTTCTGACTTTTTGTGGGAGAACTATAGTCAGGGTTCTGAAATTATTAAGCAGGGTCAAGAAGAGCATGCTTTTTACATTTTAATTGAAGGAAAAGCGAATGTTATGATCTGGAAAGAAGGAGATCGTGCCAGGAGAGTCCGATCATTGGGCCCAGGAGATACCTTTGGCGAATTTTCGCTGCTTGATGGAAAAACCGCTGCAACCACGATTCTTTGCCAAGAAAACTGCCAGGTTCTTATGATGGATTCTGAAGGGTTTGCTCGTATGCTTTTGCGCTGGCCGAAGCTATATCAAACCTTTATTGGCAGGTTAACTCAAAATTTGAACGAAGCGAACCTCATTTTATCTGAAGTAAAATACAAGGAAGTTCTTCGTTCGGCTTTGCAATTGACTCAGTATAAGGATAAGTTTTATGGGCTTTGGGGAGGTGCGCGAACGACCTCTGAGGTGGAAAGGCAATTAAAAGAACTGTCCGAACCCAAGGGGCACCTGCTATTGACAGGAGAACGGGGGACTGGCAGGCAAATGATGGCTTGGTATGTTCATCAACGCCAATCAGGTCCGGAAGCTCCTTTTGTGGTGGTTGACGGGGGACGTTTCGATCAACAATGGAAGGGTTTAATCACTGAGCCTGCGGTTGAAAATAAGACTCTCGAGAATGCCAATCTTTTTGATATCGCAGAGGGAGGAACCTTATTTATACGGGAAATAAACTTGATATCTCCCCAGACACAGCTTCAATTAGCTCGGTCAATTGATTTTAAAAAAAGTAAATGTTTTGTCATCGGGAGTATAAACTTAGAAAAGGATGAGCAGGAAAGAGGTATTATCCCTGAACTGCGTAAATGCTTTGCTCACACCTATGAGATCCCTCCTTTACGTAAGCGCAAACGAGATATTCCCATTTTGGCTCAAGGTTTCTTAGAAAAATTAGCTCAGAAGAACCAGCGAAAAGTTCCGATCCTAAATCAGGAAGCAACCCAACTGCTGCTTTCTCATCATTACCGGCAGGGGAATGTCTCAGAACTGATTCAGGTCATAGAGCGGGCGTTTCATATCGCAGATCAAGATGTCATTGGGCTTGAACAGATCTTTTTTGGCCCTACAGCTGAACAAAATGGCTATACCATTAACCTTTTATCCTGGCCCAAGCTCAAAGAAGTATTGCAGAAGGGTGTTTTATTGGGGCGGTTAAGAGGCACTGCCGCAATCCTTTTTATCGCAATGATTTTGTTATTGCTTTTTGATCCGCAAGTTGCAGTTTCAACCAAGCTTTTCACTTTAGTTTGGGGGTTGTGGTGGCCGGCTCTTGCCTTAATATCTCCTTTCTTAGGCCGGGTGTGGTGTACTGTTTGCCCATTCTCAACAATTATGGATTTTGTACAAAAAAGGCTGCACAAGAATTATGGGATTCCGAAGTTGATAATAGAATATGATTATATTTTAATGAGTTTATTGTTTCTCTTGATTTTTTGGATTGAAGTAATCTCGGATATGCGTTATAAGCCTATCTACACTGCCATGTTGTTAATTGCGATTCAAGTATTTGCCGTTGTTATTGGGATTTTTTTTCCGCGCCATACTTGGTGCCGGCATTTTTGTCCCTTAGGAGGATTTATTGGGATTGCTTCCGTAGGATCAATGTTGGAGGTGAGAGCAGATCCTTCAGTTTGTTTGAATAAGTGCATAACCTTTGACTGTTATGTTGGTACCAAAAGGGTTTCAGGTTGCCCAATGTCACAACATCTTCCCTTTTTAGACAATAATCTGGACTGCAAATTATGTTTTAATTGTGTGAGAAATTGCCCGAACGGTTCCGTTCAAGTAAATCTGAGGCTTGCAGGGCGCGAGGTATGGCACTTAGTACGTGTCAATCAGGGATTTGTTGTCTTTATCGGAGTCATGTTGGGTATTTTAGTGCCGCTTAACTACTTTGTAACTTTCCGGCAAGTTGAGGTATTATCGGCTGGGAAAGTATGGTTTAGCCTGTGCTTTTGGGGCGCAGGATTAATAGGGGGAATGCTTGCTTGGCTGCTTTCCAAACCATTCAAAACTAAGGCTGCTTCCCTGCGGGTTAAGATCGTTTTTGCCTTTACTCCTCTGGTCTTAGCTGGGCATATTATGTATCAAATATCCTTTGTACCAGGTATTCGGCAGCTGTTTTTCGGTGTAGGTTATGATGCTCAGACAGGCGCCCTATTCCTTCATATTCCTGCCATAGTTTTAGCTCGTGGGATTGTCACAGCTTTTGGGTTAGTGTTGACTGGGGTCACCATTGCCCTGGTCCTGCTGCGAACGAAGGGAAAAGGAGCAGCCTCTTTCAAGGCTTAA